Proteins encoded in a region of the Patescibacteria group bacterium genome:
- a CDS encoding DNA polymerase III subunit, producing MSKSDFSQNWGIIGHSNVVDFLKKTIAVGNISHAYLFSGPAGIGKKKITRALIKALFCAKPSSGNPCDQCSECLQLEKNIHPDVFLVDRLVDPKTENLKKNISIEQVRELKNKLSLGSFLNSYKIAVVNQAELMSTEAANALLKILEEPEQKVVLILIARDTDVIPKTILSRCQNFNLELVDRNLIHESLIKMGSTRNLADNLSYLAAGRPGLAVKFFRDNEPFSLRQEKVKEFLRLTSGTLAEKFQIVEVLSKEGEGLINKIKNIEESLDVWQSVIRDVILIKNCRQDTPDGIINYWLQEELKKANIYKKDTVELRGWIAAIDQTKALFGSNVNPQLALEHLVLQF from the coding sequence ATGAGTAAATCTGATTTTAGCCAAAATTGGGGAATTATTGGCCATAGTAATGTGGTTGATTTTTTAAAAAAAACCATAGCCGTTGGTAATATTTCCCACGCCTATCTTTTTTCTGGTCCAGCCGGTATTGGCAAGAAAAAAATCACCCGAGCGCTGATCAAAGCCTTGTTTTGTGCCAAACCAAGTAGTGGCAACCCTTGCGACCAGTGTTCTGAATGCTTGCAGCTAGAAAAAAACATCCACCCCGATGTTTTTTTGGTTGATCGTCTAGTTGACCCCAAAACCGAAAATCTCAAAAAAAACATTTCTATTGAACAAGTCCGGGAGTTAAAAAACAAGTTAAGCCTTGGTTCATTTCTTAATTCTTACAAAATTGCGGTTGTAAACCAGGCTGAATTAATGAGCACTGAAGCAGCAAATGCTTTGTTAAAAATATTAGAAGAGCCAGAGCAAAAGGTAGTTTTAATACTGATTGCTCGCGATACTGACGTTATACCTAAAACCATTCTGTCACGCTGCCAAAATTTCAACTTAGAGCTGGTTGACCGTAACCTAATCCATGAATCGTTGATAAAAATGGGGAGTACCAGAAATTTAGCTGACAACTTGTCCTATCTGGCCGCTGGCAGACCGGGTCTGGCTGTAAAATTTTTTCGTGACAATGAACCATTCTCTTTGCGCCAAGAAAAAGTCAAAGAATTTTTGCGCCTGACTAGCGGCACTTTGGCAGAGAAGTTCCAAATTGTAGAAGTCTTAAGCAAAGAAGGCGAGGGATTAATCAATAAAATCAAAAATATTGAAGAAAGTCTGGATGTCTGGCAGTCAGTTATTCGCGACGTAATACTGATCAAAAATTGCCGACAGGATACGCCTGACGGGATTATCAATTATTGGTTGCAGGAAGAGCTAAAAAAGGCTAATATATATAAAAAGGACACGGTTGAATTGCGCGGCTGGATAGCAGCTATTGATCAAACCAAGGCACTGTTTGGTAGCAACGTTAACCCACAGCTAGCACTTGAACATTTGGTTTTACAGTTCTAA
- a CDS encoding zinc-ribbon domain containing protein gives MKCIVCQKEFTISNDDQGFYNKIAVPEPKRCPECRLLGRLAFRNERNLYRRKCDATGKEIISLYQPQSAYKIYDATY, from the coding sequence ATGAAATGTATCGTCTGCCAAAAAGAATTTACAATTTCCAATGACGACCAAGGTTTTTATAATAAGATAGCCGTCCCAGAACCAAAGCGATGCCCAGAATGCCGCTTGCTTGGCCGACTCGCTTTTCGCAATGAAAGAAATCTTTACCGACGCAAATGCGACGCTACGGGAAAAGAGATTATTTCTCTCTATCAACCGCAAAGCGCCTACAAAATTTACGACGCTACTTACTAG